Part of the Labilibaculum antarcticum genome, TGCCCCTGGTAAATCAGCCAATTTTTGATTGGCATTAAGCTTAGGATGTTGAGCAATCCTTCCTTTTTCATTATTTCTGTCTTTATACAATTCATTATGCTCGAGAGTCTTGACATCCACTTCATAAAAACCCTCCTCCATTGTTCCGTAATAAATCTTATTCTCGGGATCAGTGAGGTGACGTGCATTCCCCGTGTGGCGACCTGGCATATCTGTGTAAGGAATAGCTCGAACATTCCTCGCTGTATCAACAGCATAAGGTCCAATAAAAAGCTGTTGGCTTTCTTTGTGGATCATACGATTAGCAGGGGTTCCTCCAAGACTTTCTTCTCTCACTATTTGCTGTAAATCAGGTGTTATTTCGTACAGTTTATCATCGGTATAAACAGGCCAATGAGGAGCATAAGTAATCACCCATAGCCTATCGGCCCAGGGCACAATAGCACCTGTTCCACACTCACCTTGGCTGTTATACATCGCCAAGTGTGGATAAATCCCACTCACTTGACGGGGACTTTTCGTTGTCGTCTGTGTGCTCTGACACGAAAAAAGAAGTGTAATTAGTGCTAATAAGCAAAGTGAATTCCTCATAATTATTAGTTTGCAGTTAATTAAGTGATCTGTATTAGTATTATTTGAGTCTAGTTAAATTTCGGAAAACGGGAAAGAGATTATTGAATACCGAGTACTTCCTCTTTATGCTTGTCAATCCATTTCTGAAGCTCTTTAATAACTTTTTTGTAGGAAGACTTTTCAATAAGATTATCCATTTCGTCGACATCGTATTGTTGGTTATATAACTCTCTGAAAACAACCTTTTTCAAGCTTTCATCTTCGTAGGTTACAATGTATCTGTATTCTTTTGACACCACCGTAAGGTTTGGTAAGGTTCCTCCATAATTCCCCAAGCCTTCGTAAACAAAAGCATCACGAATCGACAGTTTTTCACCAGAAAGAATGCCAGCAATACTTTTCCCATGAATAGCACTCGAACTTTCAATACCTGCTAATTCCATAATTGTGGGAGCCATATCAATATTCAAGACCAGGTTATTGTTTAAACCGGGTTTAATATCTGGACCTACAACAAAAAGAGGAACAGATGAACACGGCTGATAAGGTAATACCTTGCTAGTAAAACCATGTTCGCCAAGCATCCAACCGTTATCACTCATAAAGAATATGTAGGTATTTTCCATTAAATCCAGTTCCTCAATTGTCTTAAACAAGCGCCCAAGAGCATCATCCATCTCGGTGATTACCGAATAATACTCTTTGGTGTGTTTTTGAATGGCTACAGAATCGGGATATCCGTAATCTTTGGATTTCGTACAATTTCGTACTGTTTTTAGGTAATCTGGCTTATTGTTCAGGTTATCAAGACGAGTTGTAGATACCGGCATCTCTTCCTGCTTGTACTTATCAAGCGTTTCCTGTTTTGCATTCCAAATTAATTTGCCATTCATGTGTGGTAGCTGGGTGTTATGAAAAAGAAAAAAGGGTTGATCTTTCGACGCGGCATCTTTTAAAAAGTCGATTGAACGATTGACACAATATTCGTCACAGTGGATTTCAGGATTCACTTTTTTGCCCATATCGAAAATTGACCTTCCGTAATAAGCTCCATTTCCTTTAAAATAACAGTAAAAATCAAATCCAGCCTCCTCTGGTTTTGTTCCTAAATGCCACTTTCCTGACATGGCCGTATTGTAGCCCGCCTCTTTCAGATAAGAAGCAATAGTAATTTCATTTTCGTTTAAATCGCTATTTAAATGCAAAACACCATTTGCACTTCCATAACGACCGGTGAGCAGTGCTGCACGACTTGGGCTACAAAGGGCAAATACAACATTCGCATTTAAAAATCGTATGCCTTCTTGTGCAAACCGGTCTAACTCAGGGGTAATAATTATCTCATTCCCATTAAATCCAGTTGCATCTTGCCGTTGATCGTCGGAATAAATAAAAATAATGTTAGGTTGATTTTTCGATTCTTTCTCAGGTACTTTGAATGAAAAAAATAGTAAAGCCAAAAGAAGAATTGCTAAAAAAGAAAGTATTTTATTCATAATTATAAGTTTACTATTTTTTAATAAAGGAATATGTATTTCAATTATAAGTACTATTCAAATTCTAGGAAAGCGAAAAGAAATCATTCAATAGTAAGGATCTCCACTTTAGAATTGTCAACCCGTTTTTGTAATTCTTCAATTGCATTTTTACAGGATGAGTTTTTAATAAGATCCTCCATTTCACCGATATCTTCTTCGAAACTATTAAAATGTCCACAAAAATTACGATCTTCAGCTGTCCATAGTGAAAACAGAACTATGGACAACTTAAATATTTGACTAATTGATGGTTGTAAATTATGGTTTTGATCACTAATAAATATAAAAAACGTCTTAACTTCATAAAAAAAGGAGTTATACAAAAGTTTGGAAAAGGTCAATCCACAAACTGGCGAAATCGTGATTTTGAAGATTTAAGTTTTGACATTAATAAGGCAAGCAAGGTTTTAATCAGTGCTACCACCTTAAAAAGAATTTTTGGTAAGAGTAAAACTTCTGACAAATACTATCCACAGGAATCGACACTAGAAGCGATGGAAAAGTATGCGACAATAACAGTAAATGAAAAGATCACGATTCTGCATTTCTTTAAAAAGACAACTTTCTTATTACTAATTGTTCCCATTCTGATTGCTGGTATACTACTTCTTTATCGATTACAAATATCTTCCTCAGATAAATTAATCTCGGCAAAAATTGAATTAAAAAAAATAGATGGAGCCAACCCGGCAACGGCATTTTTTCATTATGAAATTCCAGATACGAAAGACTCCCTTTTTGTTTCGTTTGGCGATGAATACCCACTAAAGCATCTTTTGGCAACAAAGCAATTAATTTCACATTTCTATCGCCATCCGGGAATTTTCAATGTTAACGTAAGCACTAGAAGACAAGTATTATCTGATACACTTAAACTATTTATTCCGACTACCGATTGGCAAGCTTTGGCCCACTATTATCATCAAAACTATACCGAAAGGTATTTTCCCGTACCCATAGAATTGACAACAGGTGATGAAGGATTCCATCCAACACGAAAAGATTTAGCAAATATTGGAATGGACACCACTCAAATCATTGTTCTACGTTTGGATAATTTCAAAAAAACAGGAATAAATGGCGATACATTCAACTTAAAAACGCGGATAAAAAACATAAACTACTGGCCAACTATTCGCTGTTATTCTGCCTACATTAATGTCATTGGTGAAAGTGGATTGATAAGTTTTAAACTTACCAACGAAGGATGTAGCCAATTTGGGGAGTTTACTTTAAGTGAAAAAACAGCACAGGGGTCTTATGCCGACTTAACAAATTTTTCACTGAATATTAAAAGCTGGAATGAAATTGAAATTAAAAACACGAATCAACACGTTCAGGTAAACATCAATTCGGCAATAGTCTTTCAGGAAGAATACAATAACTCAATAGGTGAAGTACTGGGTGTTTCGCTAAGATTTCATGGCAGTGGTTATATCGATTACTTCGAATTACTGGATAAAAATAACGCGCCAATCTTTGAACAAAACTTTTAAGACTTAAATCTTAGTCATTAACTTCATTCAATTTCGAATTAGAAATATTAATTTAGGGTTCTACTACCATTTTAGTGGAAGATTGAATAATATTATAGCAAACGATATTTTGCAACTGAAGTGAATCTCTTAAATTGCACAATAATCAATATGTTTAAACCTATTGATAATATCAAGAAATAACCTGTTATAACTTTTACCCACTAAATTAGTAGTAGTAGTAGTACTTAATTTATAATACTTTTTCCAAAGCAAAACCACAACTCAAAGTACAGATATTTGTAACAATTATTCTTTTATAAAAAAAGGCAGTACTCCTAGGAAGTACCACCAATTCTGATTTGAGACTACAAATATAAAAACTAATATTCTATTGTACCCCCAATATATATGTCCATATTATAATTTTACCCTTATGAGCCGAACACCCTCAAAAGACATGTTGATATTATCGCCCTTTACTTCCTCTCCACTTAGCATATCATAGCCGTCGATTGCTCTTCCTTTTTTCGATTGCAATTGCACCTGTACAGGTTTGTCAGACACATTTACTAGCAATACCACCCTTTTGCCATTGACTTCAACCTGTCTGTGCATGACGCCGAAAGCACCTTTGCTATTTACGACACTAACCTTTACAGGTAAATCTTTACTATAAGGTGCAAGCATAGATTCAAATGCCATTGAAAGCTCTGGTGCTGATGCATATTTATACGTAGGCACATCCTCTAAAAATTCAAGTCTTGACGGAGCATGTGGTAAGCCATGGGGATCAAAAGCAGGAGTTATGTCGCCAAACCGTACCAACTGTACACCCTGTTGCAAAGA contains:
- a CDS encoding sulfatase-like hydrolase/transferase, producing MNKILSFLAILLLALLFFSFKVPEKESKNQPNIIFIYSDDQRQDATGFNGNEIIITPELDRFAQEGIRFLNANVVFALCSPSRAALLTGRYGSANGVLHLNSDLNENEITIASYLKEAGYNTAMSGKWHLGTKPEEAGFDFYCYFKGNGAYYGRSIFDMGKKVNPEIHCDEYCVNRSIDFLKDAASKDQPFFLFHNTQLPHMNGKLIWNAKQETLDKYKQEEMPVSTTRLDNLNNKPDYLKTVRNCTKSKDYGYPDSVAIQKHTKEYYSVITEMDDALGRLFKTIEELDLMENTYIFFMSDNGWMLGEHGFTSKVLPYQPCSSVPLFVVGPDIKPGLNNNLVLNIDMAPTIMELAGIESSSAIHGKSIAGILSGEKLSIRDAFVYEGLGNYGGTLPNLTVVSKEYRYIVTYEDESLKKVVFRELYNQQYDVDEMDNLIEKSSYKKVIKELQKWIDKHKEEVLGIQ